One window from the genome of Amycolatopsis sp. NBC_01480 encodes:
- a CDS encoding MFS transporter yields MTAVADEDTWTARRVNRTALITMVVMVFAWSVDYIDRFSIGMALPLIGREFGLGKTEQGWLVTVFALVYMVCQIPAGFLADRFGARGPMLVTLVLWSAFTALTGMAGTFGMLLVVRGLFGVCQGLFPAASFKAVAERTTPANRATSAGVMLSASGIGSGVAPLIVGPLLMAVGWRHTFFWMAGAGVVIGVAVWAILPKALPERLSSLSRTASKDPEVSRKQLLKSPVVWKFTLLFCTTNMLSYGLITWVPSYLVEARGLSLTQTGVAAAIPMLVSIGTTILGGWLFDRYFHDHGRWYLGSVALVTVVLLVLMVNAGSTVEFTVYETLAVGVFGLATMGVFGLPLRVLPTALTGIGMGVMNFGGQVAGAVAPLAMGWLADTFSYTAAFGFLIGSTLLTVVFAFWVPQTPAQFAFAGAKPAGVA; encoded by the coding sequence ATGACGGCAGTGGCCGACGAAGACACCTGGACCGCGCGGCGGGTCAACCGGACGGCGCTGATCACCATGGTGGTGATGGTGTTCGCCTGGTCGGTCGACTACATCGACCGGTTCTCGATCGGCATGGCGCTGCCGCTGATCGGCCGGGAGTTCGGCCTCGGCAAGACCGAGCAGGGCTGGCTGGTGACGGTGTTCGCCCTGGTCTACATGGTCTGCCAGATCCCGGCCGGGTTCCTGGCCGACCGGTTCGGCGCCCGCGGGCCGATGCTGGTCACACTGGTGCTCTGGTCGGCGTTCACCGCGCTGACCGGGATGGCCGGCACGTTCGGCATGCTGCTGGTGGTGCGCGGGCTTTTCGGCGTGTGCCAAGGGCTTTTCCCGGCGGCCTCGTTCAAGGCGGTCGCGGAGCGCACGACTCCGGCCAACCGCGCGACCAGCGCCGGGGTGATGCTGTCCGCCAGCGGGATCGGCAGCGGGGTGGCGCCGCTGATCGTCGGCCCGCTGCTGATGGCGGTCGGCTGGCGGCACACGTTCTTCTGGATGGCGGGCGCCGGGGTGGTCATCGGCGTCGCGGTCTGGGCGATCCTGCCCAAGGCGCTGCCGGAACGGCTCAGCAGCCTGTCCCGCACGGCGTCGAAGGACCCGGAGGTCTCGCGCAAGCAGCTGCTGAAGTCGCCGGTGGTCTGGAAGTTCACGTTGTTGTTCTGCACCACCAACATGCTCAGCTACGGCCTGATCACCTGGGTGCCGAGCTACCTGGTGGAGGCGCGCGGCCTGTCGCTGACCCAGACCGGCGTGGCGGCCGCGATCCCGATGCTGGTCAGCATCGGCACCACCATCCTCGGCGGCTGGCTGTTCGACCGGTACTTCCACGACCACGGCCGCTGGTACCTCGGCTCGGTCGCGCTGGTGACCGTGGTCCTGCTGGTGCTGATGGTGAACGCGGGCAGCACGGTGGAGTTCACCGTCTACGAGACGCTGGCCGTCGGGGTGTTCGGCCTGGCCACGATGGGCGTTTTCGGCCTGCCGCTGCGAGTGCTCCCCACGGCCCTGACCGGGATCGGCATGGGCGTGATGAACTTCGGCGGCCAGGTGGCCGGCGCGGTCGCCCCGCTCGCGATGGGCTGGCTGGCCGACACCTTCTCGTACACCGCCGCGTTCGGCTTCCTGATCGGCAGCACGCTGCTCACCGTGGTGTTCGCCTTCTGGGTGCCGCAGACGCCCGCGCAGTTCGCCTTCGCCGGCGCCAAGCCGGCGGGAGTGGCATGA
- a CDS encoding serine hydrolase: MRTAAETIATINRRAKEVGVRVRLHAAEIGGPRRIGIGEDEPVVTASVFKVPVALELARQAAEGAFDLAGRVTVAPGHPTPSPYGLATFRHEVVLSWHDLATLMIGISDNVATDLILAEVGKEAVNASLRRLGFEDTAVPQDCREVLDSIGEDLGLSYEDDEGLLAGLPYEQVSALRALRPEHTCRTTAAEITRLLGLIWRDEAAPPAACAEVRRWLGLQVWPHRLRAGFPDDGVRVSGKTGTLPSVRNEVGVVEYPDGRRYAVGVFTRAEDTRSKAPERDAFIGFAAAEAVGWLRTAAPA; encoded by the coding sequence ATGAGGACTGCCGCCGAAACGATCGCCACGATCAACCGCCGCGCCAAGGAGGTGGGCGTCCGGGTCCGGCTCCACGCGGCCGAGATCGGCGGCCCGCGCCGGATCGGCATCGGCGAGGACGAACCGGTGGTCACGGCCTCGGTGTTCAAGGTCCCGGTCGCGCTGGAGCTGGCCCGGCAGGCCGCCGAGGGCGCCTTCGACCTGGCCGGCCGGGTCACCGTCGCGCCGGGACACCCCACCCCCAGCCCGTACGGCCTGGCGACCTTCCGGCACGAGGTGGTGCTGTCCTGGCACGATCTCGCGACCTTGATGATCGGCATCAGCGACAACGTCGCCACCGACCTGATCCTCGCCGAAGTGGGCAAGGAAGCGGTGAACGCGTCCTTGCGGCGCCTCGGCTTCGAGGACACCGCCGTCCCGCAGGACTGCCGGGAGGTGCTGGACAGCATCGGCGAGGACCTCGGACTGTCCTATGAGGACGATGAGGGGCTGCTGGCCGGACTGCCGTACGAGCAGGTGTCCGCGTTGCGCGCACTGCGGCCGGAGCACACCTGCCGGACGACGGCCGCCGAGATCACCCGGCTGCTCGGGCTGATCTGGCGCGACGAGGCGGCGCCGCCCGCCGCCTGCGCCGAGGTCCGGCGCTGGCTGGGACTCCAGGTGTGGCCGCACCGGCTGCGGGCCGGCTTCCCGGACGACGGGGTCCGCGTGAGCGGCAAAACCGGCACCCTGCCGTCGGTGCGCAATGAGGTGGGCGTGGTCGAGTACCCGGACGGACGTCGTTACGCCGTCGGGGTTTTCACGCGGGCCGAGGACACTCGCTCGAAAGCGCCGGAGCGGGACGCCTTCATCGGCTTCGCCGCGGCCGAGGCCGTCGGCTGGCTGAGGACCGCCGCGCCCGCCTGA